A DNA window from Brenneria izadpanahii contains the following coding sequences:
- a CDS encoding alkylhydroperoxidase domain protein, with product MTRHEHDILNTLAEIAPDSELAQARHTRDAAARHTEGSYRALFSADDGNSALPLSLRLWLAENISAWHQDGRLQRFYAQRRKDFPAPPQTPAIDAALQHAERLTLDPVGGSPADLQALLAAGWTEDDIVTLSQTTAFVSFQSRLLRGYRLLAGHEVDNPPPRNATAGRWHTHERTLSGQRAPQAFTQADLGWEPWIAPKALNEFNADEQALLARFGHSDSDYFRLLGRDLPVLEQRTLTDKGIFYTSGGLPRAERELAAAVASKVNGCIFCASVHARKASQLSKQNDAVQRLLDAPPGADLAQEQNPRWQAIIAFAARLSSTPAQVNAHDLARLREHGLNTLEILDLVQSAAFFAWANRLMLTLGEPFWPAH from the coding sequence ATGACCCGGCATGAGCATGACATTCTGAATACACTGGCCGAGATTGCCCCGGACAGCGAACTGGCGCAGGCGCGCCATACGCGCGATGCGGCGGCCCGGCATACCGAAGGCAGCTATCGGGCGCTGTTTTCCGCCGACGATGGAAACAGCGCGCTGCCGCTGTCGTTACGGCTATGGCTGGCGGAAAACATCAGCGCCTGGCATCAGGACGGCCGGCTGCAACGCTTTTACGCCCAGCGCCGGAAAGACTTCCCCGCGCCGCCGCAAACGCCAGCGATCGACGCGGCGTTGCAACACGCCGAACGCCTGACGCTCGACCCGGTCGGCGGCTCCCCAGCCGATTTGCAGGCGCTGCTCGCAGCCGGATGGACGGAGGATGATATAGTTACGTTGTCACAGACAACCGCATTCGTCAGCTTTCAGAGCCGCTTGTTGCGCGGCTACCGGCTGTTGGCGGGACACGAGGTCGATAATCCGCCGCCGCGGAACGCCACGGCCGGACGCTGGCATACGCACGAACGCACGCTGAGCGGCCAGCGCGCGCCGCAGGCGTTTACTCAGGCCGATCTCGGCTGGGAACCCTGGATCGCCCCTAAAGCGCTAAACGAATTTAACGCCGATGAGCAAGCCCTTCTCGCGCGGTTCGGCCATAGCGACTCGGACTATTTTCGCCTGTTGGGACGCGATCTGCCGGTGCTGGAACAGCGAACGCTGACGGACAAAGGGATTTTTTACACTTCGGGCGGTCTGCCGCGCGCGGAACGCGAGCTGGCGGCGGCGGTCGCCAGCAAGGTCAACGGCTGTATTTTCTGCGCCTCGGTTCATGCGCGCAAAGCCAGCCAGCTTTCCAAGCAAAACGATGCGGTGCAACGGCTGTTGGACGCGCCGCCCGGCGCGGATCTCGCCCAGGAACAAAATCCGCGCTGGCAGGCGATTATCGCCTTCGCCGCCCGCCTTTCCTCCACGCCGGCGCAAGTGAATGCGCACGATCTGGCGCGCCTGCGCGAACATGGGCTGAATACGCTGGAAATTTTGGATCTGGTGCAATCCGCGGCCTTCTTTGCCTGGGCCAACCGGCTGATGCTGACGTTGGGCGAGCCGTTCTGGCCCGCACATTAA